GGTGTGCTGCCAGCCGTCCGGCGTCAGGGTCTCAGCAGTCTCTGCCGGCATCTTGTAGTACTCGCGCATTACGTTGCGGCCTCGGTACAGAACTTCACCGTCCTCGGCGGTCTTCTGCTCGATACCCGGTCCGGTCGGGCCGACCCAGCCGAAACGGTAGTTGTCGTAGCGGTTGATGTTCGTGAATGAGGTGTTCTCGGTCATGCCGATGCCCTCGAGGATCAAAACGCCGGCGCCGTGGAAGAATCTGGCAATCTCCGGGTTGATCGGAGCTGCGCCCGAAATGCACCAACGGACCCGACCCCCGAGGGCGTCCTGAACCTTGCTGAAGACGAGCTTGGTGGCGAGGGCGTACTGCATGCCGAGCAACGGGGGAATGGACTTCTTGGCGACCTTGAGGTCGCTGACCTGCGAACCGATCTTGACCGCCCAGTTGAAGATCTTCAACGCCGGCCCGCCCTTGGCCTGGGCGCCGGAAATGATTTTGGTGTGGACCTTTTCGTATACCCGCGGAACGCTCGGGAACCAGTGTGGCCGGGCGATCCTGAAGTCCTCGGCGATGGTGTCCATGCGCCTGGCAAACACCGTCGTCGCACCCGCGAAGGAGGCGGTGAAGACGCAGGCGCGGGCGAAGACGTGAGCCAACGGCAGAAAAAGCAGCGTCACGTCGCCATCGCCATTTTCGACGGAGTGGTACACCGATTGCGCGGTAAATGTGATGTTGTCGTGCGTCAGAACCGCCCCCTTGGGCACGCCGGTCGTTCCCGAGGTGTAGACGATGGTGGCGACGTCATCCGACGTTACATCGGCAATGCGGGCTTCCAACGTCTCTTCCGGTACGTCGGAACCGAGCGACAGGAACTCCTCGTAGGTGATGACCCAGTCGCCGGCCGGGGGGTTGCCGGAGAAGAGAATCACCTTGCGAACGTTGGGGATCTGATTCCGAATCTCCAGCAACTTCGCGACCTGGCTTTCATCCTCCGCGAAGACGAGGATCGCATCGGAGTGGTCGACGATGTGAGCGACATCCTTTGCCAGCAGCGAGTGGTATATGCCGACGGTGCACGATCCGATCGACGCGAGTGCGAAATCGGTGAGGACCCAGTGGTAGTTCGAGTAGCTCAGGATATTGGCCTTGTCGTCCTTGCGGACGCCAAGGGCGATGAGGCTCTTTGCCGTCGTGCGCACCTGGTCGTAAAACTCGCTCCAGGTGGTGGCGGTCATCTCGCCACCGTCGAGGATAGACCGGTAGGCGGTGCGGTCGGGGAACCGATCGACAGTCTCTTTGAGCATTTCGTGGACGTTTTGAAAGTCGCGGAATTCCACCTTTGAACTCCTTTGCGGTCAGCTGTTTTCTGAACGCCTCTTCTTGCACCGAACGGTGGCAAGGATTCTATCAGAGGAGAGAGCTGGCTGATCTGCGGCCGCAGGTGTTCCACACCTCGCGGAGCATGATCGCCAGGGCCACTGCGACAACCGGTGTGATCGGTATTCGGTAGCGCTCCATGATGCCGGTGAACAGGTACGGGAAGGCGTAGGCGAGGGTGAACAGCAGCGAGGCGGTCTCGAGCCTGGATGGCCGACCTCGTCTGATCACGATCAGGCCCACCAGCGAGAGGAAAAACAGAAGCCACAGCGCTCGTTTGATGAGTATTTTGACAGCGGAATGGTCCCAGGGTTTGACCTCGTAGCCGAAGAAGAACAGGTAAGCCCGCCGCACCGTATTTTCAATGAACTCCCGGGTATCGAAGGACTCCAGAAATCGACGCCTGGCTTCCCGCACGTAAGCTCCCTCGCCGACCTCGCTGTAGAGGACGAACTGCGCGTCGTTCTGGCTCGGATGATAGGTAAGAAAGACCTGGTGGCGGAGCAGCCCGCTGGCCGTGTCAGTGTTGCCGATGAAGAGCTCGACCGGGGCGTTCGATTTGACCGGGACGAAGGTGCCGATCCTGAAGCTTTGCCAGGCCACATAGGGTCCAACCAGCAAAACGTGCACGACGAGCAGGTTGAGGCCGAGACGGAGGTTTCGACGAGCGCCGCGTCCGGGCATCGCGAGCAACCAACCGACGCCGGTGCAGAGTATGAAGCCGGGATTGAAGAGGGCGGCGAAAGAGGAGACCACACCGAGCCCGATTCCGGAGCTGCCCGGCTCATCAATCGTTCGCAAAACCGCCAGGAGGAGCAGCGCGAACCACAGCACCGGAAGGTTGAAATCGAGCTGGCTCCGGGTGTGGAAGACCCAGGCTTCGTAGGGCAGAACGGCGAATATCAATGCTGCCGCCAGTCCGGTGCGGCGGCTCTCTGTAAGCAGAGCTGCGATTTTGAACACGACGACGGTGGTGAGCAGAGATACGATCAATGCGAGACCGTAGGCGAAGAGAATCGACGCCGGTGTGAAGCAGTCCCAGAGCGCGAACGAGAGCGCGTACGGCGCCACGATGCCGGGCGCGATCCACGCCGTGGGGCCGGTCGCGCCGCCGAACGGGCTCGCGTAGACCTGGCCGCCGGCGACCCATGCGTAGGCGATGTTGGAGGCCTCGTAACCGAAGTCGTTCATGTAGGGCACGCCGGGGGCGTGGATATTCGTTTCGACGCTGTCGAGGTCCTGGACGATGTACTCGGGGTGCTGGAGCGAGATGTGGGTGAGGAGGAGGACTCGGACACAGAGCGCGAGCAGCAGGACTCCCAGGAATGCAGCCCGCATGCTGGTCGGGCTTGCATCTTCCGACCGGTGAATCCCCGAATGGTTGGCGGCACCCTCGTTCTCCATGATGGCGACATTCTATACGTCCTGCAGGAGCGGCGACCACGGGCTATACTGCGTCGAACCACAGCTGAGGAGGCGTCGTGGAAACCAGCCAACTGATGTCCGAGTTGAGCAGCAACACCGGGATGCGGCAGCTGGCGATTCTGGGCGCGGCGGTTGTGATTGCCCTGCTTGCTCGCCTGCTCTTCGTCAAAGTGATCATGTTTGTCACTTCGAGGACCCAAACCGAGATCGACAACAAGATCGCCACCGAACTGCGGAGGCCGATTGTCTGGACGATCTTGCTGGTC
This genomic stretch from Acidobacteriota bacterium harbors:
- a CDS encoding long-chain fatty acid--CoA ligase translates to MEFRDFQNVHEMLKETVDRFPDRTAYRSILDGGEMTATTWSEFYDQVRTTAKSLIALGVRKDDKANILSYSNYHWVLTDFALASIGSCTVGIYHSLLAKDVAHIVDHSDAILVFAEDESQVAKLLEIRNQIPNVRKVILFSGNPPAGDWVITYEEFLSLGSDVPEETLEARIADVTSDDVATIVYTSGTTGVPKGAVLTHDNITFTAQSVYHSVENGDGDVTLLFLPLAHVFARACVFTASFAGATTVFARRMDTIAEDFRIARPHWFPSVPRVYEKVHTKIISGAQAKGGPALKIFNWAVKIGSQVSDLKVAKKSIPPLLGMQYALATKLVFSKVQDALGGRVRWCISGAAPINPEIARFFHGAGVLILEGIGMTENTSFTNINRYDNYRFGWVGPTGPGIEQKTAEDGEVLYRGRNVMREYYKMPAETAETLTPDGWQHTGDLGEIDDAGFLKITGRKKDLIVTAGGKNVAPSAIEGLVATSKYISQVCVIGDRRKYLTALITVDPENIQAFAEERGIAADSLEALLENREVNDLIRSVIDEKNAELASFETIKDFRLLDEFSIENGLLTPTLKVKRNVAMERFADVIEEMYREA